In Penaeus chinensis breed Huanghai No. 1 chromosome 11, ASM1920278v2, whole genome shotgun sequence, a genomic segment contains:
- the LOC125030423 gene encoding pectinesterase inhibitor 10-like, which produces MVTLTDPLTLSSPLATLKKIPATRLSRLTEALANYDPILNEYFFDRHPGVFAQLICPRLSPRPPQLICPRLLPRPPQLICPRLLPRPPQLICPRLPPRPLSSSVPASRHAPLSHAPLSSSVPASRHAPSAHLSPPHATPPQLICPRLQPRPLSSSVPASCHAPLSHAPLSSPVPASLRC; this is translated from the exons GACACTAACGGATCCTCTGACTCTGTCCAGTCCTCTA GCGACACTGAAGAAGATCCCAGCCACGCGCCTTTCGAGATTAACGGAAGCCCTCGCCAACTATGACCCGATTCTCAACGAGTATTTCTTCGATCGGCATCCGGGTGTTTTTGCccag CTCATCTGTCCCCGCCTCTCGCCACGCCCCCCTCAGCTCATCTGTCCCCGCCTCCTGCCACGCCCCCCTCAGCTTATCTGTCCCCGCCTCCTGCCACGCCCCCCTCAGCTCATCTGTCCCCGCCTCCCGCCACGCCCCCTCAGCTCATCTGTCCCCGCCTCACGCCACGCCCCCCTTAGCCACGCCCCCCTCAGCTCATCTGTCCCCGCCTCCCGCCACGCCCCCTCAGCTCATCTGTCCCCGCCTCACGCCACGCCCCCTCAGCTCATCTGTCCCCGCCTCCAGCCACGCCCCCTCAGCTCATCTGTCCCCGCCTCCTGCCACGCCCCCCTTAGCCACGCCCCCCTCAGCTCACCTGTCCCCGCCTCCCTCAGGTGCTGA